The Primulina eburnea isolate SZY01 unplaced genomic scaffold, ASM2296580v1 ctg424_ERROPOS1667910, whole genome shotgun sequence genome contains a region encoding:
- the LOC140821112 gene encoding heavy metal-associated isoprenylated plant protein 7-like — MGEEEAKKPQEAAKKVEEEKKEEAPKAEKPAADGKKDDKKPEEPKAAELAPPAPPPPREIVLKVYMHCEGCARKVRRCLKGFEGVEEVVTDSRSSKVIVRGEKADPLKVLERVQKKSHRLVELISPIPKPEEAKKPEEKEVVKVEEKKEELPVMTVVLGVYMHCEACAQEIKKRIQKMKGVESVEPDLKSSQVLVKGAIEPEKLADYIHKRTGKHAVIIKTEPEKKEEVKKEGKEDKKTEEGEKKEAKKGEEGGKEKNHAAPSGVGEPPAPAPVVLVAEADDSKLEMRRNEYYNNYQYLQNYQVYPQMHVHELQAYPPQMFSDENPNACSVM, encoded by the exons ATGGGAGAG GAAGAGGCGAAGAAGCCGCAGGAAGCTGCGAAGAAGGTGGAGGAGGAGAAGAAAGAGGAAGCCCCCAAGGCTGAGAAACCAGCTGCCGACGGGAAGAAAGATGATAAGAAACCTGAGGAGCCTAAGGCGGCGGAGCTGGCGCCGCCGGCTCCTCCTCCGCCGCGTGAGATTGTGTTGAAGGTGTACATGCATTGCGAGGGGTGTGCTAGGAAAGTCCGCCGCTGTCTCAAAGGCTTCGAAG GTGTGGAGGAGGTGGTAACAGATTCCAGGAGCAGTAAAGTGATCGTGAGAGGCGAGAAAGCAGATCCATTGAAGGTTTTGGAGAGGGTCCAGAAGAAGAGCCACCGCCTCGTGGAGCTTATTTCTCCAATCCCAAAGCCTGAAGAAGCCAAGAAACCTGAAGAAAAAGAGGTGGTCAAAGTTGAAGAGAAAAAGGAGGAG CTACCTGTGATGACAGTGGTGTTGGGAGTTTACATGCACTGTGAAGCTTGCGCACAAgaaatcaagaagcggattcagaaaatgaaag GAGTTGAGAGTGTAGAACCAGACCTCAAGAGCTCGCAAGTACTCGTAAAAGGCGCAATCGAACCCGAAAAGCTCGCCGATTACATCCACAAACGGACCGGAAAACACGCCGTGATCATCAAAACGGAGCCGGAGAAGAAGGAAGAGGTGAAAAAGGAAGGGAAAGAGGATAAGAAAACAGAGGAAGGAGAGAAAAAAGAAGCGAAGAAAGGCGAAGAAGGCGGCAAAGAAAAGAATCACGCCGCACCGTCCGGCGTCGGGGAGCCACCGGCGCCGGCTCCGGTGGTTCTTGTGGCGGAGGCGGATGACTCCAAGCTGGAGATGAGGAGGAATGAATACTACAACAACTACCAGTACCTGCAGAATTACCAGGTTTACCCTCAGATGCATGTTCATGAATTGCAGGCATATCCGCCGCAGATGTTCAGCGACGAGAATCCGAACGCATGTAGTGTGATGTAA